From one Triticum urartu cultivar G1812 chromosome 3, Tu2.1, whole genome shotgun sequence genomic stretch:
- the LOC125546238 gene encoding uridylate kinase codes for MAAAAGVPPSSLLRLRLPSPQPAASLPSSSPALLRRRPLLSLAAAPSRASVIAAAAAADSSNGNGNGSYSGNGSQASLMPQFSGLMLDESSRSKRPYKWQRVLLKVSGEALAGDHTENIDPKVTMAIAREVASVTKLGVEVAIVVGGGNIFRGASWAGCSGLDRSSADYIGMMATVMNAIFLQATMESIGIPTRVQTAFRISEVAEPYIRRRAIRHLEKGRVVIFAAGTGNPFFTTDTAAALRCAEINAEVVLKATNVDGVYDANPKHNPNARILETVSYNEVISRDLSVMDMTAVTLCQENNIPVVVFNLQNTGNIAKAIVGEKVGTFIGCTRNLEYRESTEGSLDQEDKVLVSEW; via the exons ATGGCGGCCGCCGCCGGcgtgcccccctcctccctcctccgccTGCGCCTGCCCTCGCCCCAGCCCGCTGCCTCCCTGCCCTCCTCCTCGCCGGCTTTGCTccggcgccgccccctcctctccctcgccgcCGCGCCCTCGCGCGCCTCCGTCatcgccgccgcagccgccgccgacTCCAGCAACGGCAACGGCAACGGCTCCTACTCCGGTAACGG AAGCCAGGCATCACTGATGCCACAGTTCAGCGGCCTTATGCTTGATGAAAGCTCCAGGTCTAAAAGGCCGTATAAATGGCAAAGGGTTTTGCTAAAGGTTAGCGGCGAAGCGCTTGCCGGAGATCATACAGAAAACATTGACCCAAAG GTTACAATGGCAATTGCAAGAGAGGTTGCTTCCGTCACCAAACTAGGCGTAGAG GTTGCTATTGTTGTTGGTGGTGGCAATATCTTCCGTGGGGCCTCTTGGGCTGGATGTAGTGGTCTTGACCGCTCCTCTGCAGATTACATCGG TATGATGGCCACTGTGATGAATGCAATATTTCTTCAAGCAACAATGGAGAGCATTGGGATACCGACCCGTGTCCAAACTGCATTCCGTATTTCAGAAGTTGCAGAACCATACATACGCCGAAGAGCAATCAGGCATTTAGAGAAAGGAAGAGTTGTTATATTTGCTGCTGGGACAGGGAACCCATTCTTTACAACTGATACAGCTGCTGCTCTCCGTTGTGCAGAAA TCAATGCAGAGGTAGTGCTCAAGGCAACAAATGTTGATGGTGTGTATGATGCGAACCCCAAGCATAACCCAAATGCCCGCATTCTTGAGACAGTGAGCTATAACGAGGTTATCTCAAGAGACCTCTCAGTAATGGACATGACTGCCGTCACACTATGCCAAGAGAACAACATTCCTG TTGTCGTGTTCAACCTCCAAAACACTGGCAACATCGCGAAAGCCATCGTCGGCGAGAAGGTCGGTACCTTCATAGGCTGCACAAGGAATCTGGAATATCGCGAAAGCACGGAGGGTTCACTTGATCAAGAAGACAAGGTCTTGGTCAGTGAGTGGTGA